Proteins encoded by one window of Venturia canescens isolate UGA chromosome 2, ASM1945775v1, whole genome shotgun sequence:
- the Kaz gene encoding E3 ubiquitin-protein transferase MAEA has protein sequence MSDVKSLEHSTLKVPYELLNKKFRSTQKVLDKEVCHVHIATNELEKGLKTSDTPAQTGEITRLLGGVVAKLQVLKRKAEESIAEELQAGIVCKRRLDHLKEHGNTAPSAVNQWRRQRLDRMLVEYFLRKGYYKTATKLADSMELRDLTNIDVFMVSREVEISLANHETARCLGWCYDNRSKLRKLGSTMEFNLRVQEFIELVRSDRRLDAVKHARKCFSNYDDYQLQEIQNCMGQLAFPANAYLSPYKFLLDERRWDKLIEQFRHENFKLFQLASQSVFTVALQAGLSALKTPQCYSANKEGKNPSCPVCNEALNELAAPLPFAHCSQSRLVCSISGKPLNEYNQPMMMPNGYVYGEQALEKMALQYNGAVICPKTKEAFPFRKIEKVYVM, from the exons atgtcGGACGTTAAAAGTTTGGAGCATTCTACGTTGAAG GTACCGTACGAGCttctcaacaaaaaatttAGATCAACGCAAAAAGTGTTAGACAAAGAAGTATGCCATGTTCACATAGCTACGAACGAATTGGAAAAAGGATTGAAGACGTCAGACACGCCGGCTCAGACAGGTGAAATAACAAGACTTTTAGGGGGTGTAGTTGCCAAACTCCAAGTTCTGAAACGCAAGGCTGAAGAATCTATCGCCGAAGAATTGCAAGCTGGTATAGTATGTAAAAGGCGACTCGATCATTTGAAAGAGCATGGAAACACAGCACCGAGTGCTGTTAATCAGTGGAGGAGACAACGTCTTGACAGAATGTTGGTGGAATATTTTTTGCGCAAAGGTTACTACAAAACTGCTACAAAATTGGCTGACAGTATGGAGCTCAGAGATCTCACGAATATCG ATGTTTTCATGGTTTCACGAGAGGTTGAAATATCACTGGCAAACCACGAGACAGCAAGATGTCTAGGTTGGTGTTACGACAACCGTTCAAAGCTTCGTAAATTGGGCAGTACAATGGAATTCAATTTGCGAGTCCAAGAATTCATCGAGCTCGTCAGATCGGATCGTCGTTTAGATGCGGTTAAACACGCTCGTAAATgtttttccaattatgatgATTATCAGCTTCAAGAGATTCAGAACTGTATGGGACAACTCGCTTTTCCGGCCAATGCCTACCTCAGTCCATACAAATTTCTCCTTGACGAAAGAAG ATGGGACAAACTCATAGAACAATTtcgacatgaaaatttcaaactttttcaattagcGAGCCAGAGCGTATTTACCGTTGCGCTGCAGGCTGGATTGTCGGCTCTCAAAACACCACAGTGTTACAGCGCCAATAAAGAAGGCAAAAATCCTAGTTGTCCAGTTTGCAACGAAGCCCTCAACGAATTAGCTGCTCCATTGCCATTTGCTCATTGCTCACAATCACGATTGGTCTGTAGCATTAGTGGTAAGCCACTTAATGAGTACAATCAACCGATGATGATGCCGAATGGTTATGTGTACGGTGAACAG GCTTTGGAGAAAATGGCTCTTCAATACAATGGTGCTGTAATCTGTCCGAAGACCAAAGAAGCATTCCCATTCAGGAAGATCGAGAAAGTTTATGTTATGTAA
- the Ent2 gene encoding equilibrative nucleoside transporter 1 yields the protein MAGTYTKKECGVGSEEQTLLKDSNGAARIVAKGSEPVRLSPGWEGTGKPEDELNFKGVTMDQADLELNPPKDRLNIVFFIMLLHGIGALMPWNVFITANDYFTKFKLSKTYTGTDFDTTNFLADIGFASQIPNLFFNWVNVFIQFGGNLTTRIVWGLFVQGVIIVFTVILAMSDTSGWPGIFYWITIASIIVLNTANGIYQNSVFGMAAKLPGKYTGAIILGSNISGTFTAVVSFLAKIMLPNARTSAIYYFITALFVLLACFDTYFALPINRFYRYHELVYEKEKNKRQLESRTGSSRPPYWLIFKQCSPQCFNVFFIFFVTLSIFPAVQVGIVRSDDKFIVPATYYSDVMCFLTFNIMAMLGSLFASYFQWPSKKWVVIPIVLRVLFIPLFLMCNYAPLMRTLPVYIQNDWIYLAIAVTMALTSGYYSSLAMMYCPTMVEPRYASTAGMFGAAFLITGIFMGLMFARVMPIIVTNISIG from the exons ATGGCGGGCACCTACACGAAAAAAGAATGCGGCGTTGGTTCGGAAGAACAAACTCTTCTCAAAGATTCAAATGGAGCAGCCCGAATCGTTGCAAAGG GTAGCGAACCCGTTCGGTTATCACCGGGTTGGGAAGGCACTGGAAAACCAGAAGACGAATTGAACTTCAAGGGTGTAACAATGGATCAAGCCGACCTGGAATTGAATCCTCCGAAAGATAG ATTGAATATCGTCTTTTTCATCATGCTGCTTCACGGGATCGGCGCTTTGATGCCTTGGAACGTATTTATAACGGCTAACGAT TACTTCACCAAATTCAAGCTATCGAAAACATACACTGGCACGGACTTTGACACGACGAATTTCCTCGCTGACATCGGATTTGCTTCGCAGAtcccaaatttatttttcaactgggTCAACGTGTTCATACAATTTGG TGGCAATTTGACGACGAGAATAGTTTGGGGGCTTTTCGTTCAAGGTGTCATAATCGTCTTCACAGTTATACTCGCGATGTCCGACACTTCTGGATGGCCCGGTATATTTTACTGGATCACAATTGCCTCCATCATCGTTTTAAATA ctgCCAATggaatttatcaaaattcggTGTTCGGAATGGCAGCGAAATTGCCGGGAAAATATACTGGAGCCATTATCCTCGGCTCA aaTATCAGTGGAACATTTACGGCCGTAGTAAGTTTTCTGGCAAAAATTATGTTGCCCAATGCCCGGACGTCAGCTATTTATTACTTCATAACAGCTCTCTTCGTACTCCTAGCGTGCTTCGACACATATTTCGCGCTACCGATAAAC AGGTTTTATCGTTATCACGAGCTCGTCtatgagaaagagaaaaacaagagaCAGCTTGAGAGTCGTACCGGAAGTAGCAGACCTCCTTACTGGTTGATCTTTAAGCAATGCTCGCCTCAGtgcttcaatgtttttttcatatttttcgtgacCCTATCGATATTTCCGGCCGTTCAAGTCGGTATAGTACGTTCTGATGATAAATTCATCGTACCTGCTACATATTATTCAGATGTCATGTGTTTCCTTACTTTCAACATAATGGCTATGTTGGGAAGTTTATTCGCCTCGTACTTCCAATGG CCTAGTAAAAAATGGGTCGTTATACCGATAGTTTTGAGAGTACTGTTCATTCCGTTGTTCTTGATGTGCAACTATGCGCCATTGATGCGGACTCTGCCCGTATACATACAAAACGATTGGATTTATCTCGCAATCGCAGTGACGATGGCTCTAACCAGCGGTTACTATTCCTCATTGGCCATGATGTATTGTCCCAC AATGGTCGAGCCCCGTTACGCATCAACGGCAGGAATGTTCGGAGCAGCATTCCTGATCACTGGAATATTCATGGGACTGATGTTCGCTAGGGTGATGCCCATAATCGTAACAAATATCAGCATCGGTTGA
- the Scm gene encoding polycomb protein SCMH1, whose amino-acid sequence MSSMQSKMRGPGRPPKPKHSCTWCGETKQLLKYVLPTQHGKKEFCSETCLSEFRKAYVRGACVQCDNVIRGTPVKLEQRDAPTKDFCSSFCLNKHQKKEIQAESKKNSGEQPSPAASPAPSGIPSTNGNSSLTPTFSSTSTVSTPPIPINPSPINPSVNSHPPSTSSGPFQYETYQTFDWELYLKKTNSIAAPSDCFKQHESPPTNDFKMGMKLEALDPRNLTSTCIATVVGVLGPRLRLRLDGSDNKNDFWRLVDSNEIHPIGHCEKSGGMLQPPLGFRMNASSWPMFLLKTLNGAEMAPAKVFKREPKKPRVNMFAIGQKLEAIDKKNPQLICTATVGAVKDDMIHITFDGWKGAFDYWCRYDSRDIFPAGWCFKSGHPLQPPGQKSTGPNRFKSRTSNVLPVMAVSGSGAGSEPAVALVSPAGSSAPPQPATEPDTSTANSKPRVLENVTIYVNHNCACGPYFDPRKVKAMPGQFGSGPILTVAREIFQTFLMAAMSPRQMLSLVKRGEGETINLNLESQPTSVRLPVFLEEEDFYVYIRRQLEDLCACENMLFKRKEICTKCPVVQAPQSTNHEEGVNIVKTEKRKWSSESQPNNATTITTQQPKTQSYAPSTTINSTPSSPTAAKKPLRSVPELEAATSTTQSESPATRISSTEPAEWTIDDVIHYISTTDPALGIHADLFRIHEIDGKALLLLTSDTMMKYMGLKLGPALKIYNLVNRINGRRHLML is encoded by the exons ATGTCGTCGATGCAGAGCAAAATGCGAG GGCCTGGTCGTCCACCTAAACCCAAACACTCTTGTACCTGGTGCGGCGAGACTAAACAACTTCTCAAATATGTTTTACCAACCCAACATGGCAAAAAAGAATTTTGCTCTGAAACTTGCCTATCTGAATTTCGAAAGGCCTATGTACGTGGAGCTTGTGTTCAATGTGACAATGTCATTAGAGGTACTCCTGTCAAATTGGAACAGAGAGATGCACCAACCAAAGATTTTTGTTCTTCATTCTGTCTCAACAAACATCAGAAGAAAGAAATTCAAGCTGAATCTAAAAAAA ATTCTGGGGAACAACCATCCCCAGCAGCTTCTCCAGCACCTTCCGGAATACCCAGCACTAATGGCAATTCTTCCTTGACTCCCACCTTCTCCTCCACTTCTACAGTTTCGACACCTCCAATTCCAATAAATCCTTCCCCGATCAATCCATCAGTGAATTCCCATCCCCCGTCCACATCTAGCGGTCCCTTTCAGTACGAAACTTATCAGACCTTTGACTGGGAATTGTATCTGAAAAAGACCAACAGCATTGCTGCTCCATCAGACTGTTTCAAACAG CATGAATCACCACCGACGAACGATTTCAAAATGGGAATGAAATTGGAAGCTCTGGACCCGCGGAATTTGACGTCAACTTGTATCGCAACTGTAGTGGGAGTTCTTGGACCACGTTTGCGACTAAGGCTTGATGGTTCTGACAATAAGAATGACTTTTGGCGTCTTGTAGATAGCAACGAAATTCATCCGATTGGACACTGCGAAAAATCGGGTGGTATGTTACAACCCCCGCTAGGGTTCCGAATGAACGCCTCAAGTTggccaatgtttctattgaaAACTTTGAATGGCGCTGAAATGGCACCGGCAAAAGTATTCAAACGAGAACCGAAAAAGCCCCGAGTAAATATGTTTGCAATTGGACAAAAACTCGAAGCGATAGACAAGAAAAATCCTCAATTAATTTGCACTGCTACTGTCGGTGCTGTCAAGGATGACATGATACACATTACCTTCGACGGCTGGAAAGGAGCTTTTGATTATTGGTGTCGATACGATTCCAGGGATATTTTCCCTGCTGGCTGGTGCTTCAAGAGTGGACATCCCTTACAACCTCCTGGACAAAAAT CTACAGGGCCAAATAGATTCAAATCCAGAACGAGCAATGTTCTACCGGTCATGGCTGTCTCTGGTAGCGGAGCCGGATCCGAACCAGCAGTTGCTCTTGTCAGTCCTGCAGGGTCAAGTGCACCGCCTCAGCCTGCCACCGAACCAGACACCAGTACAGCGAATAGCAAACCCCGTGTTCTTGAAAATG TTACGATCTATGTAAATCACAATTGTGCTTGCGGGCCCTATTTCGATCCTCGGAAAGTGAAAGCGATGCCAGGACAATTTGGTAGTGGTCCTATATTAACCGTGGCCCgtgaaattttccaaacttttctGATGGCTGCGATGAGTCCTCGACAAATGCTGAGTCTGGTAAAACGAGGCGAAGGTGAAACGATAAATTTGAATCTAGAGAGCCAACCGACGAGTGTGAGGTTGCCGGTATTCCTCGAGGAGGAAGATTTTTACGTTTACATCAGACGACAACTCGAAGATCTTTGTGCTTGTGAGAACATGCTGTTTAAAAGGAAAGAAATATGTACCAAATGCCCGGTTGTACAAGCTCCGCAATCGACCAATCACGAAGAAGGCGTTAATATTGTAAAaacagaaaagagaaaatggtCATCGGAAAGTCAACCCAACAATGCGACAACGATCACAACCCAACAGCCAAAAACACAATCCTATGCACCATCCACGACCATTAATTCGACACCATCGTCGCCGACGGCGGCAAAAAAACCACTCAGATCTGTACCTG AATTGGAAGCGGCGACTTCAACGACACAATCCGAAAGTCCAGCGACTCGCATATCGTCAACCGAACCTGCAGAGTGGACAATCGATGACGTGATTCATTATATATCTACCACGGATCCAGCTCTTGGAATACACGCGGATCTTTTCCGGATACAC GAGATCGATGGCAAAGCACTGCTTCTTCTGACTTCGGATACGATGATGAAGTACATGGGTCTTAAACTCGGGCCtgctttgaaaatatataatcTGGTCAATCGTATAAACGGACGACGTCACCTGATGCTGTGA
- the LOC122406109 gene encoding BRISC complex subunit FAM175B-like gives MAESDVFATISGAALSLLFYENACSLGDQMGFLLGDMMMFVTKNVTDSERQVESVKRQIEITGVLACSGANQLFNESGKLHKDLLKAFVHYHSKKIVGWFRFRHNNRPVPTFRDKILHKELAQYFHECSPQLSQEYFAACIVNCTNSEKSGIHKFRHVLLRYKDGIYCPVPLRINSLGDNAARLEGSDYIPIPVTRISKEPDVITRLIRSMKLDFTNKNGSQMVTAIQKAAESHVKSLIPIVCESDREIKEMENSVQELRLKIISRVTAQKKCTPDNQRVIEVDNRESPLRMEGGDSSMEMEIKEEKPSTRTRSVHNEKESLHSKNRGIPRSNKAIRNETHSPKDSVQKSPSAYTNIQASRRSTSDEDIFNSTD, from the exons ATGGCGGAAAGCGATGTATTTGCTACGATTTCAGGGGCCGCTTTGTCCCTTTTGTTTTACGAGAATGCTTGCAGTCTCGGTGATCAG ATGGGATTTTTGTTGGGTGATATGATGATGTTTGTGACGAAAAATGTCACTGATTCCGAGAGACAAGTTGAATCCGTTAAACGACAGATTG AAATTACGGGCGTTCTTGCTTGCTCTGGGGCCAACCAACTTTTCAACGAAAGTGGAAAACTGCACAAAGATTTACTCAAAGCATTTGTCCACTATCAcagcaaaaaaattgttggatGGTTTCGTTTCCGACACAACAATCGCCCTGTTCCTACTTTTAGAGATAAAATCCTCCACAAGGAATTGGCACAGTACTTCCACGAGTGCAGCCCTCAACTGTCCCAAGAATACTTTGCAGCGTGTATTGTAAACTGTacaaattctgaaaaatctGGGATTCACAAATTCCGGCACGTCTTGCTTCGTTACAAAGACGG AATTTATTGTCCAGTACCTTTAAGGATAAACAGCCTTGGAGATAACGCAGCTCGCCTCGAAGGATCAGATTATATACCGATTCCAGTTACACGAATTTCCAAGGAGCCAGATGTGATCACAAGACTAATCAGATCAATGAA atTGGATTTTACCAACAAAAATGGAAGCCAAATGGTAACGGCGATCCAGAAAGCGGCGGAGAGTCACGTGAAATCGTTGATTCCAATAGTGTGCGAATCTGatcgtgaaataaaagaaatggaaaattcagTTCAAGAATTACGTTTAAAAATTATAAGTAGAGTGACAgctcaaaaaaaatgtacgccTGATAATCAGCGTGTAATCGAGGTTGATAATAGAGAATCTCCATTACGAATGGAGGGAGGTGATTCCAGTATGGAAATGGAAATAAAGGAAGAGAAACCATCAACCAGAACACGCAGCGTTCATAACGAGAAAGAATCGTTGCATTCCAAG AACAGAGGAATACCAAGGTCGAACAAAGCGATAAGAAACGAGACGCACAGTCCTAAGGACTCGGTACAAAAATCTCCGTCAGCTTACACGAACATTCAGGCTTCGAGAAGGTCCACCAGTGACGAAGACATATTCAATTCGACCGACTGA